In Gopherus flavomarginatus isolate rGopFla2 chromosome 1, rGopFla2.mat.asm, whole genome shotgun sequence, a single genomic region encodes these proteins:
- the LOC127049610 gene encoding uncharacterized protein LOC127049610, giving the protein MPPRNKRAPAWTNAELQDLISVWGDEAVQTQLRSRRRNYDTYGQISQSMLRRGHERDALQCRVKIKEMRSAYCKAREGNRRSGAAPTTCRFYKELDAILGCDPTVNPRSTMESSEQGEVGDGVEDEYSDATGVEGDTPESQDTGSQELFSSPEETSQSQQLEADVDEEAEDRARGNSSNAAVSPASRRLQNLRRNPRKSKEELIKTVLNHYNRESRKTEEWRKSVQEWRLTESRRQELSAKRIARQMMRLLSRQTKSFESLVAMQANIYRANPQASQSTVPCPPVYPQNSFMQHPVPYYHQLPPTPITSPTNQDMFNSYPVHSTPIIMQQSNGELHQTVTIE; this is encoded by the exons atgcctccacgcaacaaacgagccccagcatggaccaatgcagagctgcaggatctaattagtgtgtggggagatgaggctgttcaaacacagctgcgctccagaaggagaaactacgatacctatggtcagatatcgcagtccatgctgagaaggggccacgaacgggacgccttgcaatgcagagtaaaaattaaggagatgaggagtgcatactgcaaagcccgtgagggaaaccgacgctcaggagcagcccccacaacctgcaggttttacaaggagctggatgccatacttgggtgtgaccccaccgtgaatcctaggagcacaatggagagttcagagcagggagaagtgggggatggtgtagaggatgaatacagtgatgctaCTGGCGTTGAGGGGGACACCCCGGAgtctcaggacacaggcagccaggagctcttctccagccctgaggagactagccagtcacagcagctggaagcggacgttgatgaggaagctgaggatcgtgctcgtg gCAACTCGAGTAATGCAGCTgtgtcaccggcctcacgtagattgcagaatttgaggcgcaatcctaggaaatcaaaagaggagctgatcaagaccgtcctgaaccactacaacagggaaagtaggaagactgaggagtggagaaaaagtgtacaggaatggaggctgactgaaagcaggagacaggaattgtctgccaaaagaatagccaggcagatgatgagactcctgtctcgccaaaccaagtcttttgagtctcttgtagccatgcaggcaaatataTACCGTGCTAACCCACAGGCTTCCCAAAGCactgttccttgtccccctgtgtatcctcaaaatagctttatgcagcacccagttccttattatcatcagctgcccccaacacctataacatcacctactaaccaagatatgtttaattcttacccagtgcactccacccccatcattatgcagcaaagtaatggtgagttgcatcagacggttacaattgagtaa